In the genome of Lentimicrobium sp. L6, the window AAGGGCGTAAAGTAGATAGAGTGGAAGGAAGTATATTCTTGGTGCTTTATTTTGCTTATGTGGTTTGGTTATTGGTTTAATTTTAAGATTTATTTCTATCCATTTTATTTATAGAAACTCTTTTCTAGCTCCTTTTCGGGCTTTGCGAAAAAACTTTGCGCTTACTTTGCGTGAACTTTTCTTCTTTTTAATTTGTTTCAAAAAGCGGTCCAGAGAGATCCTTAGTTTCATGAACTGGATGCTGAATATAAAGAGATAGCTGCTTCCATTGTCCCACGCAGAGAAAATGCAAAGAAAAACCCCTAAGTGCGCCAAGGGCATAGAGTAAATTAGAACATTCGAGCTTCAATGTCAGGGTTGCGATCCTTTCACTTCGACTCCGCTCAGTGATCGAAGGCTCTCACCCCTATGCCAAGTCCTATCGAAGAATGCTTCTCTAAGAAAACCCCGAAACCACAAGTCTAAGTACTTTAATATACTTTAAGTACTTCTCTTTAAACACCATAACTCCACAATTTCCTGCTCACGCCTTTTCAAATTTCTCTTGGTTTTTTTTGAGGCTTGTGCTACTGGTTTTTTGAGGAGGGCATGCTTAATATACCTTCTTCCATTTTCAAGTTCTTCTTCTATGGGATGTTTCTCATTGGGATGGGTGAGTTTAAGAAGGTTAGAAAAGAGTAAAACAAGTTGTCCATCGGGCTTCAATCTATCAAAGGCTTGCTCAAAGAATCTGGGGAATAGCTCTTCATGATAATAGATAGCCGTATCTAGATTTTCTATATTCCCCTTAGTCGGTAACCATGGAGGATTAAATACGATCAAATCTTGTTGTACTGCACTTTCCACAAAAAGATCGCCATAAAGCAACTCAATATTGGAGATATTTAGTCTTTTGAGCTCTTCCACCATTCCAATAATGGCATTGGGGTTTTGATCGCTAGATTGTATATTCTTAAAGCCATGATTCTGCAATTGGAAACTTAAAACTCCAGAACCTACTCCTAAATCAAAAGCATTTTCTTTCTGCATTTGATTGGCTTTTAAATACTCATCAAAAAGAATGATATGCTCAAAGCGAGTAGGGAAATAGGAGCCATACCAAGGATGTATTTTATGGGGAAGGGTCGGGATTTGAATTCCTTTCTCATACCATTGCCAAGCACTATTTAAACCTTGTATATCTGGGAAACTCAATGCGAATTCCTTTTGCTCTGGATAGAGAATTTTCAACCAACCTATTTTAGGGGCTTTCTTTACTCGTAAACGCTGATGCGAGACCTCTAAAATAATACGGTGTGATAATTCTCTGAAGTTTCTTCTTTTGGAACGCTCCTCCTGAAATTTTTGTTTCTCTTCCCATCTCAGATAGGCTTTCAACTCGTTTAACAAAAGTAAACCCGTGCTATAAAAATCTAGAATTAAGACATATTTACCGCTCAAAAGTACTTCTATAGCCTCCTCCAAGTCATCATGACGACTAAAGGCAAGTACTTCTAATTCACCTTGAATTATTTCTGGTCGTTGGGCTTTGATATTAGGCATTGAAAATATCAGTAGAGTTTTTAAGCGTGAACATTTTCCAAATTCCCCAAACCGCCGCTACAACTTTTAACGATATGGCTACAGTGAAAACCTCTTGTGCTCCCATCAGCTGCATGATTTTGAAATACCCACCTAATAATTCTAGAATATATCCCAAAAGAAAAAGGATGATGATATGTTTTACTTTCATAGATTTGATTTTAAGATATGATTCTGACTTGGTTCTTCCGTTTTAGCTTTTCGAACTCGTCTCTGCAAAGGTCTTAAAATCCTCCATATATTTAAACGATTGCTTTTTAAAAGCTCCTGGCATAAAAAAGGCAATTATTTTCATGAAACCAGAAAATCGAAAATCGTTTAAAGTAATCCATTTGGTTTGTCCATTTTCCTTATCATAGAAGAAATTATTGACTTCATTCCAAACGCCTTTGGCTTCATAAGTAGCAGAGAATTCATGAGGAAAATTTCTTTTAATAATGGTTTCAATCATCTCCACTTCGCGCATGCCCATTTTATATTTAAGCCGCGACTTTGCTCCCTTTTCTCCTACCAATCCACTTACATGCTCCATGCTCACAAAGCCTTCTTGCCAATGCTTCATATTATCAGGATTATCAAAAAGTTCAACAAGTTTTTCTCGGGGTAAATCCAGAATCATTTCCAATTGATATTTCATAATATAGGTTTTAGGAGGTAAAGATAAGATATGCAGCACCTTATATCTAGAACTTTAATTCTAAGGAGCTGTTAAAATGAGAAAAACTAATCTGATAATTAATTTTGATATTATTTATATATCAGCAATATTTAAGCCTGGCAATATTTGCTATTATCCTATAAATGAATAATATAATCAAAGCAAAACTGGAATACCAAGGTCGTTTTCCTTATCTTTGAAGATGTTTTGTGTTTTATGTGCCCTTAAATCAGTGAGTATTATTCCTAATTCCTTTAATTATGAAATCAGAAATTGCATCAACCAACGAGACTTTCCAATTCCTTAGTGGCTCCAGTGAATTTTTAAATATCATACTTAATAATATCAATTCATGTGTTTTACTGCTCAACGATAAAATGGAATTACAAGCCTTTAATGACTCCCTAAAAACCATTTTTTCCAGAAATAAAAACGAGGATCTCCGCTATAAAAGATGCGGCGAAGCCATTGGTTGTGCCTTTCATATTGAGGAGGGAAAAGACTGTGGAGAAACCACTCAATGTTGCAATTGCGAATTACGAGTTGCAGCATTGCAATCTTATGTGAATGATGAAGTAATCTACAATGATAGAATCACTAAACCATTCCTCACCTTTGATAATGAGAGAGTGGAAAAACAACTTCAATTTTCTACTCGACTATTCCTCTTTAGAGATGAAAAATACATCATTATGTTGGTAGAAGATATTACTGATTTAATTCATCCGGATAATAAAATTGCGAGCTAACTACTGTTGTTTTCAGATCAAAATCATAGCTTTATTTTGTCCAAGGATTATCATATTTGAACACGGATTCCAAACAATAGTATGCATAAGTGGGCATTGTTCGATTTACTTGTTAACCATTTAACAAGCGTTTAAGAATTAACAAGCCTGCCTCTATTTCATAAGGAATCATTTAGCTCTAATTTTGCCGAATATGATTAAGATTAGAGAAATATGAATATTCCAGATATAGATTTGCCTAGAATTGTTGTTATAGGCTGCGGTTTTGCAGGGCTCAAATTTTCCAAAAAAATAGACAGTAAAAAATACCAAGTCGTTTTACTAGATAAAAACAATTACCACACCTTTCAACCTCTATTGTATCAGGTAGCTAGTAGTGGTCTGGAGCCCGATTCTATTGTTTACCCTATTCGGAAAATCTTTAAAGGAAAGCCAAACTTTTATTTCAGATTGGCAGAAACCAAATCAATAAATGCTAAAGACAAAACAGTGGAAACCAATATTGGCCCTTTATCCTATGATTATTTGGTTATTGCCACTGGAGCTACTTCTAATTTCTTTGGAATGGATAATATCAAGAAGTATTCCATGTCCATGAAAAACCTGATAGATGCTTTAGATTTGAGGAGTCTGATTATTCAAAATTTTGAGAACGCATTAAATACTTCTGATCTAGAGGAACGAGAGCGTCTGATGAATTTCGTAATTGTGGGTGCCGGTCCAACGGGTATAGAGCTTGCAGGAGCTTTGGCAGAGTTAAAAGCACATGTACTTCCCAACGATTATCCTGATTTAGATATTCGTAGAATGCAAATTCATATTGTGGAAGCCAACGATAGGGTTTTAGCAGCTATGAGTTCTCATGCATCTGAAAAATCAGAGAAATATCTAAAGAGCCGCGATATTCATATTTGGCTTAAAACTTTTGTAAAAGATTATGACGGAAAAACTGTTTTTACCAGCAATAAAAACTTTCAATCGAATACCCTAATCTGGGCCGCAGGCATTAAAGGACAGTCTCCCCTTGGTATTGATTTAAAGAAAACCAAAGACCATAGAATCATAGTAGATGAGTTCAATACGGTAAAAGGATTTGAAAAGATTTACTCCATTGGTGATGTAGCTTCGGTACAAACAGAAGCCAGCCCAAAAGGACATGCCATGTTGGCTTCAGTGGCCGAGCAACAAGGAAATCAATTAGCCAATAACTTCAATAGAAAGGCCAACAAAAAGAAGATGCTAGCCTTTAGATATCAAGATAAGGGAACCATGGCCACCATTGGTAGAAACAAAGCTGTTGTGGACTTAAGTTTTATAAAGTTTGGAGGTTTTGCTGGTTGGTTTGTTTGGATGTTTGTCCACCTCATGCTCTTGGTTGATTTTCGCAGTCGTTTAGTGGTTTTTATCAATTGGGTATGGAGTTATATCAACTATGATAAAGGCACACGATTGATTGTTCGCAAATACTTGGGAACTGGGAAGTAAGGGTTTTAATTAACATCCTGTTATTAACACTCGTTCTGAAGCAAAATATAACACCATGAAAATCCTGAACCCCTCGGTGTTAGGACAATCCTTGTTTGATTGAATTTGTTTTGCTAAAAAACAAGAAACAATAGTATTCTAAAAATTATTAAGCATGCCTAGATATGGATCGGAATGAACCGTATTTTAGCTCACTGTTTTATTATAATACTCAGATTTTACAGAAATAATGAAATGAAGTTCAGAGTCGTTTTTAAAATGCAATAGATATAGAACAATATTAAAAAAGCAATAATAATTACCTCAATGTAGAGATAATTAAGTTCTATTGTAGAGTTCAAGTAGTCCAAAAACATACCCGTTAAAAAGATAAATCCTTATCTTTACACAAAAACATATACTATGCTTAATAT includes:
- a CDS encoding NAD(P)/FAD-dependent oxidoreductase, with amino-acid sequence MNIPDIDLPRIVVIGCGFAGLKFSKKIDSKKYQVVLLDKNNYHTFQPLLYQVASSGLEPDSIVYPIRKIFKGKPNFYFRLAETKSINAKDKTVETNIGPLSYDYLVIATGATSNFFGMDNIKKYSMSMKNLIDALDLRSLIIQNFENALNTSDLEERERLMNFVIVGAGPTGIELAGALAELKAHVLPNDYPDLDIRRMQIHIVEANDRVLAAMSSHASEKSEKYLKSRDIHIWLKTFVKDYDGKTVFTSNKNFQSNTLIWAAGIKGQSPLGIDLKKTKDHRIIVDEFNTVKGFEKIYSIGDVASVQTEASPKGHAMLASVAEQQGNQLANNFNRKANKKKMLAFRYQDKGTMATIGRNKAVVDLSFIKFGGFAGWFVWMFVHLMLLVDFRSRLVVFINWVWSYINYDKGTRLIVRKYLGTGK
- a CDS encoding SRPBCC family protein codes for the protein MKYQLEMILDLPREKLVELFDNPDNMKHWQEGFVSMEHVSGLVGEKGAKSRLKYKMGMREVEMIETIIKRNFPHEFSATYEAKGVWNEVNNFFYDKENGQTKWITLNDFRFSGFMKIIAFFMPGAFKKQSFKYMEDFKTFAETSSKS
- a CDS encoding methyltransferase, whose translation is MPNIKAQRPEIIQGELEVLAFSRHDDLEEAIEVLLSGKYVLILDFYSTGLLLLNELKAYLRWEEKQKFQEERSKRRNFRELSHRIILEVSHQRLRVKKAPKIGWLKILYPEQKEFALSFPDIQGLNSAWQWYEKGIQIPTLPHKIHPWYGSYFPTRFEHIILFDEYLKANQMQKENAFDLGVGSGVLSFQLQNHGFKNIQSSDQNPNAIIGMVEELKRLNISNIELLYGDLFVESAVQQDLIVFNPPWLPTKGNIENLDTAIYYHEELFPRFFEQAFDRLKPDGQLVLLFSNLLKLTHPNEKHPIEEELENGRRYIKHALLKKPVAQASKKTKRNLKRREQEIVELWCLKRST
- a CDS encoding gliding motility protein GldL; the protein is MKVKHIIILFLLGYILELLGGYFKIMQLMGAQEVFTVAISLKVVAAVWGIWKMFTLKNSTDIFNA